One genomic window of Solea solea chromosome 12, fSolSol10.1, whole genome shotgun sequence includes the following:
- the slc12a3 gene encoding solute carrier family 12 member 3 isoform X2 has protein sequence MATPEELSGSGLCLGCGTLDSPPHYDFYADSVAWGRRRRCRASLHQLYADPLIPGVTEDECSAPVYEWTAGSDSSDEDEDEQTEPPPDPPRFGWIQGVMIRCMLNIWGVILYLRLPWITAQAGVGLTWVIILLSSFITGITGLSTSAIATNGKVKGGGTYFLISRSLGPELGGSIGLIFAFANAVAVSMHTVGFAETVTDLMRENGVVMVDSVNDIRIIGVVTVTCLLGVSFAGMAWESKAQILFFLVIMVSFVNYIVGTIIPASPQKQARGFFSYKVDIFAANFVPGWRGAEGSFFGMFSIFFPSATGILAGANISGDLKNPTVAIPRGTLMAILWTTMSYLIISATIGACVVRDASGLVNDSVSVSSEDCDGFSCLYGWDFSECVSNKSCSYGLINYYQSMSLVSAFSPLISAGIFAATLSSALACLVSAPKVFQCLCQDKLYPLIGFFGKGYGRNAEPLRGYMLTYCIAVCFILIAELNSIAPIISNFFLCSYSLINFSCFYASLTNSPGWRPSFRFYNKWLSLLGSVCCVVIMFLLTWWSALIAFGVVFFLMGYTLYKKPEVNWGSSVQAGSYNLALTHCVGLNQVQDHVKNFRPQCLVLTGPPTRRPALVDLVHALTKGLSLMMCGNVVSATSSPAALHTDSHVTWLNQRKVKSFYRGVVAPELRSGVNMLLQGAGLGRIRPNVLVMGLKTDWSSDEPHAAHEYVSVLHDAFDLQYGVCVLRMPEGLDSSHPSQSYMNPSFRGQTENINTISSPSCIQTNTTYSVCVDPEVQPKTVFQKKHGKKTIDIYWLSDDGGLTLLLPYLLTRRKRWLKCKVRVFVGGDTEKREEQRAEVLALIKKFRLGFHDVEVLPDIYQHPQPENVRQFENTLRRFRLEKNIKQDCDTEAQRQQEPWMITDQDLERNKAKSLRQIRLNEVLQDISRDAALIIITMPVSRRDVCPSSLFLAWLDFLSRDLQPPVLLVRGNQENVLTFYCQ, from the exons GCGTCGCTGCACCAGCTGTACGCAGACCCACTGATCCCCGGGGTGACGGAG GACGAGTGCAGCGCGCCGGTGTACGAGTGGACAGCAGGGAGCGACAGTTCTGATGAAGATGAGGACGAGCAGACAGAGCCGCCCCCTGATCCCCCACGCTTCGGCTGGATTCAGGGAGTCATG atCCGCTGCATGTTGAATATCTGGGGTGTGATCTTGTACCTGAGGCTGCCGTGGATCACTGCGCAGGCTGGTGTAG GTCTGACCTGGGTCATCATCCTGCTCTCGTCTTTCATCACTGGGATCACTGGTTTGTCGACGTCAGCCATCGCAACCAACGGCAAAGTCAAAGGAG GTGGAACTTACTTCCTGATCAGTCGGAGTTTGGGTCCAGAACTGGGTGGATCCATCGGTCTGATCTTCGCCTTCGCTAACGCTGTGGCTGTGTCCATGCACACCGTGGGTTTTGCAGAGACCGTCACTGACCTCATGCGT GAAAATGGCGTCGTAATGGTCGACAGTGTCAACGACATTCGCATCATCGGCGTGGTCACGGTCACGTGTTTACTCGGCGTCTCATTCGCCGGCATGGCGTGGGAATCTAAG GCCCAGATCCTCTTCTTCCTGGTGATCATGGTGTCCTTTGTGAACTACATCGTTGGGACAATCATACCCGCTTCACCCCAGAAACAAGCCAGAGGCTTCTTTAGCTACAAAG TGGACATCTTTGCTGCTAACTTTGTCCCCGGCTGGCGAGGAGCAGAGGGCAGCTTCTTTGGCATGTTCTCCATCTTCTTCCCCTCAGCCACAGGAATCCTGGCCGGAGCAAACATCTCTGGAGACCTGAAG AATCCAACAGTGGCCATACCTCGAGGAACGCTGATGGCCATTTTGTGGACCACCATGTCTTACCTCATCATCTCTGCAACCATAG gtgCGTGTGTGGTGCGTGATGCCTCTGGTCTCGTCAatgacagtgtgtctgtgtccagtgAAGACTGTGATGGTTTCTCTTGTCTCTATGGATGGGACtttagtgagtgtgtgagcaacAAGAGCTGCAGCTACGGCCTCATCAACTACTATCAG TCCATGAGCCTGGTGTCGGCGTTCTCTCCTCTCATCAGCGCTGGGATCTTCGCAGCGACGCTCTCTTCTGCTTTAGCTTGTTTGGTTTCTGCGCCCAAAGTTTTccag tgtttgtgtcaggACAAACTTTACCCTCTCATCGGCTTCTTTGGAAAAGGATACGGCAGAAACGCTGAGCCGCTGCGAGGCTACATGCTAACCTACTGCATCGCTGTCTGCTTCATTCtgatag CAGAGTTAAACTCCATCGCTCCCATCATCTCTAACTTCTTCCTGTGCTCCTACTCTTTGATCAACTTCAGCTGTTTCTACGCTTCACTCACCAATTCACCAG gtTGGCGTCCGTCCTTCAGGTTCTACAACAAGTGGTTGTCTCTGCTGggctctgtgtgctgtgtggtCATCATGTTCCTGCTCACATGGTGGTCAGCACTCATCGCCTTTGGTGTCGTCTTCTTCCTCATGGGATACACACTCTATAAGAAGcctg AGGTGAACTGGGGCTCTTCAGTCCAGGCTGGCTCCTACAACCTGGCCCTGACCCACTGTGTCGGACTGAACCAGGTCCAGGACCACGTCAAGAACTTCAG GCCTCAGTGTTTAGTTCTGACCGGTCCCCCCACACGTCGTCCAGCTCTGGTGGACCTGGTCCACGCTTTGACCAAAGGTCTCAGTCTGATGATGTGTGGAAACGTGGTCAGT GCGACGTCGTCTCCAGCAGCTCTGCACACGgacagtcatgtgacctggtTAAACCAACGGAAGGTCAAGTCCTTCTACAGAGGAGTGGTGGCACCAGAGCTACGGTCCGGTGTGAACATGCTGCTACAG ggggcaggtCTGGGTCGCATCAGGCCAAACGTCCTGGTGATGGGTTTGAAGACGGACTGGAGCAGTGACGAGCCTCACGCTGCACATGAATACGTCTCAGTCCTGCA tgatgCCTTTGACCTAcagtatggtgtgtgtgtgctgaggatGCCGGAGGGACTGGATTCTTCTCATCCATCTCAGTCCTACA tgaaTCCAAGTTTCCGTGGACAAACAGAGAATATAAACACCATCTCTTCTCCTTCCTGCATTCAAACAAACACCACCT attcaGTGTGTGTTGATCCTGAGGTTCAGCCCAAAACAgtgtttcaaaaaaaacatggaaagaaGACCATCGACATTTACTGGCTGTCTGATGATGGAG gtctcactctgctgctgccttaCCTACTGACTCGCAGGAAACGCTGGTTGAAATGTAAAGTCAGAGTGTTTGtgggaggagacacagagaagagggaggagcagagggCAGA GGTCTTGGCTCTGATCAAGAAATTCCGTCTTGGTTTCCATGATGTTGAAGTTCTTCCTGACATTTACCAGCATCCTCAGCCTGAGAA tGTGCGTCAGTTTGAGAACACACTGCGTCGCTTCAGACTggagaaaaacatcaaacaagATTGTGACACTGAGGCTCAAAGACAGCAGGAGCCCTGGATGATCACAGACCAGGATCTAGAGAGGAACAAGGCCaag aGTCTCCGTCAGATCCGTCTCAACGAGGTCCTGCAGGACATTTCCAGAGACGCTGCTCTGATCATCAT CACCATGCCGGTGAGCAGGAGAGACGTGTGTCCCTCTTCACTCTTCCTGGCGTGGCTGGACTTCCTGTCACGTGACCTCCAACCTCCAGTCCTGTTGGTCAGAGGAAACCAGGAAAATGTCCTGACCTTCTACTGCCAGTGA